Sequence from the Mobula hypostoma chromosome 11, sMobHyp1.1, whole genome shotgun sequence genome:
gtcgactgtttatttccttccgtagatgctgcctgacctgctgaggtaaTGATGAGAAACATAAGAGTCAAAGTCgagtttgttgtcatctgcacaagtccagGTGGGCACAGGTTCAGTGTAAATCTGACTTGCTGCAGagtcacaggcacagagcatcagatacacaacagTCACAAGAAAAAAAGAGGATAAAcagattatacacaatttttacaagaatgaACACAATCAGAcaatatagacaataggtgcaggagtagaccatttggccctttgagctgtgatcatggctgatcatctacaatcagtatccagttcctgccttatccccataacctttgattccgctatctttaagagctctatccatctctttcttgaaagcatccagagacttggcctccactgccttctgaggcagagcattccacatatccaccactctctgggtggaaaaagtttttcctcaactccgttctaaatggcctacccataattcttaaactgtggcctctggttctggactctcccatcaatgggaacatgcttcctgcctccagcatgtccaatcccttaataatcttatatgttatATATGTCAGAACAAAAAAAGTCCAATTTTGATGCGAAGTGATCAAAGTAGTCACAGTGCTACTGAAGTGCAGTGATTAGTGTTATTGCCAgttggttcaggaactgaatggCCGAAGGGAAGTGGGTCTAATCTAATGATTTCTTTGAAGATCCAGTACAGCTACAATGGGCAGAGTGGACACCTGTTCctatcagccattgctgctgctgTTGTGTGTTTGTTTCAGATTAAACGTGCTTAACTGCTTTTGACATTTCTCTCCGACCAGCAAGGAGATTTCCTTCCAGATTaacaggagcaattacatcattGTCCTCGCTCACGGCCAGAAGATTTTAACCCTTACTTGGCACTGGTTTGCAGTCTTAAAACGTACTTCCCTGGCACCGAATCAGTTCTTACTGACATTTCTCTGTCTGACCTTCTCCTCCCATCAGTCCCGTGTAACCCTGGAGACCAACAATGCTGCCACCACGAGCGGAAGTGACATGCGCACAATCCAGGCGGAGATGCTGCAGCTGGATTTGATTGACGCCGTGGATGAggtggaggaagaggaagaaaacAATGGCCCACGGCAGGAGGCCAACCCTGTCAGCATGGCATCCTACAGACCCAAGAGGCCGACGACCCTAAACCTATTCCCACAGGTCCCACGCACACAGGTAAGGAGGAAGGGCCCGGAGTCCCTTTGCTGTTCTTATCCGGGATTAAGATGACCCTGCCTTGTTGAAGTTTTCTGAGTATTCATTTATTCCATCTGACGTTTCAGCTCCTAATGTTTTCCTGAGGCATGTTGTTAACTGACTGGTCTGGAGCTTTGTGCTTGCTGATTTTGCTGCAGACTGGGGCATCTGAATTCTTATGTTTACATGTGACGAAGGTTGTTGATGAGACTAGTGTACGTCGTTCATATGGACTTCGGTCAGGGCATTTGTTAATCCTGCTTCTTCAATCCTGTTTCCTTAGCCAGTACACAGCCGGGCACTGCTTTGTAATAAAGGCAGGTTTTAGACTGTCCCAGGTACATAGCTGTTGCCCCAAGCAAAGCAAGACCAGCATTGtcctgggcaacacacacaaaacgctggaggaactcagcaagtcaggcagcatctatggagaggaatcaacagtccatgttttgagctcagatccttcatcaggattggaagggaaggagacagaagacagaataaggaggtagagggaggggaaggcACCTTGCACAGGACCCCACTGTGGAGCACTAGACCATTGCTTCCTCTTTCCTTcaattctgtccccttcctttccagtccacacGTCCAGTGCCGATGTAGCTTACccacaagtaacacacacaaaatgctggaggaactcaccagaccaggcagcatttatagaaatgtgtaaatagtcgacgtttcaggccaggaccctttattcatgagtcctgaagaagggtcttggcccaaaacattgactgttcactcttttccatggatgctgcctggcttgctgagtttctccagcattttgtgtgtgttgctctggatttccagcatctgcagattttctggtgtttgcACAACTTATAGTAACATTTTGTAAGTTAATTTTAATTGTAACTTTgacacaggcacatagcatcattcACAGGAAATGCAAACATTTATTAACATAAATTGTGCAAGAAagaattggaatcagatttattatccttgATGTATagagtgttgtgaaatttgttgtttagtgacAGCAGTAAATAAAACTTAAAgttcaataataaaataaataaatagtactaaagaggaatagtgagattGTGTTCATGGGCCCTTGGattgttcataaatctgatgacagagatgTCCCTAAAATAAGATGCAACTGTATTACCAATCATATTGAGTGTGGTCTCCCGAGGAGTAGGTCAGGACTCCACGCGCTAGAATGTGTggcagcacttgcaggctgcccccgcaCATCCTTATGTTGTgcaggttgttaacacaaacaacacatttcactgtatgtttcgatgtacatgtgatagataAATGGATCAGAATCTGAGTCATTTAGAactggaaagatactggcatcaggagaagattggctgactggcagggtgCAAAGGGAGGGAATAGAGGAGGCCTTTTCCTGTGTGGCTGcaggtgacaagtggtgttccgcaTGGGTCCATGTTGGGAtcgtttcttttcacattatatgtcaatgacttggtaacagatttgatggctttgtggccaggtttgcggacaatacgaagataggtggtaatgttgaggaagcagggagtctgcagaaggacttggacagattgggaaaatgggtaAAGGAGCGGCAGACGGAATCCAGTGTAGgcaagtgtatgttcatgcacttaggtagaaggaataaaagcgtagactatttatCTAATGGGGgataaaattcagaaatcagaggtgcaaagggacttgagagtcctcatgcaggatttcctaaaggttcttgattagtcagggcatctaaagttacagggagaaggcgggagaatgggggtgactgggataataaatctgcccaTGGTAGAACAGACAGAATGGACTGAACGGCCTGATTCTTCTCCTATGCCTTGTGGAAAAATCCGTCAGAGTGACAGTACAAAGCAGTAGTGATGATCACAGAAATGCTTCCAGTGAGTAACACCTTTCAACcctggttttatttatttactgcgagaagcaggccattctggccctttgagccatgctgtctcatcaacccctgacaaaccctattaacactaacctaatcatgggacaatttacaatgaccagttaacctacctggtacgacTTGGACAGTGGGACAAAACTGCAGCACCctgggaaaacccacgcatttaACGGGAAGGACGTacggagactccttacagaatgctgTCGGATTTGAACTCCGTACTCTGGAATGGCCCGAGCTGCAATGGTGTCGCACTACCTGGGGTGAGGGCTGTCCGAGCTTGATTCAGAGCCTCAGCAGCCCTCAACCCAGGTCTCTGCATCAGCTCGACAAGGTTGCTCTGCTGGAAAGATCTGCATAGTTTAGCGTTGCCCGGCAACCTATTGAAAGGATATCGCGTGGCCTAGTGTGTCAACTGCCTCTCCCATTCCAGCCCAACATGTGACCTCTTTTGTTTCCCCTACTTGCAggacacactgaacaataacTCATTCGGCAAAAAATACAGCTGGCAGGAAAGAGTCTCGCGGCCAACCTCCCCACTCAAAACAGGTACGTGATCCCGCAGTGCGGGCTCCCTGGGCTTGCCCGTTCTGGATCTGAGGGCGTTGAAAGTCAAAGAGTTGCAGCCAGGTCACTAATCCAGTAGAATTCCAGTCAGTGAGTTACTTAAagggctaacaacaggaattctgcagatgcttaaaGGGCTAGTTTGGTTTGAAAGAGAAAATATCTATCATTGGGAGGTAGCACTGAAGCCTTCAGTGGGCTAAAATCTACCCCAGTGCATGGAGAGCCTAGCAGCTGATGCTGGCCAGGGGGAACGgttagtggggtgggggggggggaacggttagtgaggggggtgggtggagaggaCCAGGAGAGCAGAGAGGAGAAGAGTAAAATTCAAATGTGGGGTAAAGGCATGGCTTGCACTAACAGGGTGGCGGCCAGAGCTGGggtaggaggaggagagggagtacGGTAGGACGAGAGGAGGGGGTAGGATAGGAGGAGGAGAAAGGGTGTGGGGTCACAGAAGCAGAGTCGGATTGGGATTCGgattgggagaggggagaggaggtgggagGACTGGGATTGGGGGATGGGAGAGATGATTTACCACTGGGGGGATTGTTGGGGGAGTTACAGGTGGCGAGATTGTTGGGGGAGTTACCAGTGTGGGGATTATTGGGGGTGTTACCAATGGGGGGATTGTTGGGGGAGTTACCGGTGTGGGGATTTTTGGGGGTGTTACCAGTGGGGGGATTGTTGGGGGAGTTACCGGTGGGGGGATTGTTGGGGAGTTACCAGTTTGGGGATTGTTGGGGGAGTTACCAGTGGGGGGATTGTTGGGGGATTACCAGTGTGGGGATTGTTGGGGATGTTACCGGCGGGGGGATTGTTGGGGAGTTACTGGTTTGGGGATTGTTGGGGGAGTTACTGGTGGGGGGATTGTTGGGGTGTTACCGGTTTGGGGATTGTTGGGGAGTTACTGGTGGGGGGATTGTTGGGGGGTTACCGTTGTGGGGATTGTTGGGGATGTTACCGGCGTGGGGATTGTTGGGTAGTTACCGGTGGGGGGATTGTTGGGGATGTTACCGGCGGGGAGATTGTTGGGGGAGTTACCGGCGGGGGGATTGTTGGGGGAGTTACCGGCGGGGGGGGATTGTTGGGTGAGTTACCGGTGGGGGGATTGTTGGGGAGTTACCGGTGGGGGGATTGTTGTGGGAGttaccggtgggggggggggattgttggGGGATTTAACAATGGGTTTGTTGTTGGGGGAGTAACCGGTGTGGGGATTGTTGGGGGAGTTACTGACGGGGGGGATTGTTGGGGAGTTACCGGCGGGGGGGATTGTTGGGGGAGTTACCGGCGGGGGGATTGTTGGGTGAGTTACCGGTGGGGGGATTGTTGGGGAGTTACCGGTGGGGGGATTGTTGTGGGAGTTACCGGTGGGGGGGGGATTGTTGGGGGATTTAACAATGGGTTTGTTGTTGGGGGAGTTACTGGTGTGGGGATTGTTGAGGATGTTACCGGTGTGGGGATTGTTGGGGGAGTTACCGGTAGGGGGATTGTTGGGGAGTTACCAGTGAGGGGATTGTTGGGGGAGTTAACGGTGAGGGGATTGTTGGGGAGTTACCGGTGAGGGGGGATTGTTGGGGGAGTTACAGGTGTGGGGATTGTTGGGGAGTTACCGGTGAGGGGGGATTGTTGGGGGAGTTAACGGTGAGGGGGGGATTGTTGGGGGAGTTACCGGTGGGGGGATTGTTGGGGGAGTTACCGGTAGGGGGATGGTGAGGGGGGGATTGTTGGGGGAGTTACCAGTGGGGGGATTGTTGGGGAGTTACCGGTGAGGGGGGATTGTTGGGGATGTTACCGGCGGGGAGATTGTTGGGGGAGTTACCGGTGGGGGGATTGTTGGGGAGTTACCGGTATGGAGATTGTTGGGGGAGTTACCAGCGGGGGGATTGTTGGGGGAGTTACCGTTGGGGGGATTGTTGGGGGAGTTTACGGTTTGGGGATTGCTGGGGAGTTACCGGTGGGGGGATTGTTGGGGGAGTTACCGGTGGGGGGGGATTGTTGGGGGAGTTACTGGTGTGGGGATTGTTGGGGAGTTACCGGCGGGGGGATTGTTGGGGGAGTTACCGGTGGGGGGATTGTTGTGGGAGTTACCGGTGGGGGGGGATTGTTGGGGGAGTTACCAGTGGGGGGGAATTGTTGGGGGATTTAACAATGGGTTGGTTGTTGGGGGAGTTACTGGTGGGGGGATTGTTGAGGATGTTACCGGTGTGGGGATTGTTGGGGGAGTTACCGGTAGGGGGATTGTTGGGGAGTTACCAGTGAGGGGATTGTTGGGGGAGTTAACGGTGAGGGGATTGTTGGGGAGTTACCGGTGAGGGGGGATTGTTGGGGGAGTTACTGTTGAGGGGTGATTGGTGGGGGAGTTACAGGTGGGGGGATTGTTGGGGGAGTTACTGGTGAGAGGGGATTGTTGGGGGAGTTACCGGTGTGGGGATTGTTGGGGAGTTACCAGTGAGGGGATTGTTGGGGGAGTTAACGGTGAGGGGATTGTTGGGGAGTTACCGGTGAGGGGGAATTGTTGGGGGAGTTACCAGTGGGGGGATTGTTGGGGGAGTTACTGGTGAGGGGGGATTGTTGGGGGAGTTACCGGTGTGGGGATTGTTGGGGAGTTACCGGTGAGGGGGGGATTGTTGGGGGAGTTACCGGTGTGGGGATTGTTGGGGGAGTTACTGGTGAGGGGGGATTGTTGGGGGAGTTACCGGTGTGGGGATTGTTGGGGAGTTACCGGTGAGGGGGGGATTGTTGGGGGAGTTACCGGTGTGGGGATTGTTGGGGAGTTACCGGTGAGGGGGGGATTGTTGGGGGAGTTACCGGTGGGGGGAATTGTTGGGGGAGTTACCGGTGAGGGAATTGTTGGGGAGGTACCGCTGGGGAGATTGTTGGGGAGTTAACAATGGGAAGTTGTTGGGGGAGTTACCGATGGGAAGATTGTTCATGGAGGTTACTGGTGGGGAGATTGTTGGGGAGTTAACAATGGGGAGATGATTGTGGGTGGAACCTGTGGGGTGATTTTTGGGAGAGTTAATGGTGGGATAGGCAGCCAATGAAAACATAAAAGCCATGTGTTTCAGGGGAGGCCGGATCAGCTCATGACCACGTCTGCCTTGGCGATGAGTCCAAGACGGTGGGAGGCACCATTGACAAGGGGACCAGcagcaccaccaccaccagcagcagccaggccagtggtaGCAGGCGGGCTCCGACGGGGAAGAGCGAGACGCTAGCTCCCGCCACTGTGGGATGTTCGTCGGCACCCTGCGCTGAGCAGCGGTCCAGGAGCGGCGCCCAAGGTGAGGATCGCCTCCACTACCAGGCACAGGTGGAGTTGGAAGCCACCGAGGAGATCTACCTCACCCCGGTGCAGAGGAACTCGGACTCTTCGGAGGGCGAGCGGCCCCCCCTCTGCCGCTCCAATGGCAACAGAATGTCCACTGGCTCAGACGCCGACTTCGCCCAGTGCACGGCTGCACCTGGGAAGGCCGGGCCTTCGATCGGTGAGGAGGAGGCCGTGGCCCTTGCCGGCACACGCCCCTCACTGGTCCGCGCCTCCCTGGCCTCGAGCGAGCACTGCCCGCGGGTCTCAGTCAGCTCAGACAGCGTGTTGTCCTACGACTCGGTGAAGTACACGCTGGTGGTGGATGAGGACTCCCAGCTGGAGCTGGTCAGCTTGAAGCACTGCTACTCGGCCTACAGCGACGACAGCGACTCAGCCACTGTCTACGATAATTGCGTCTCCTCGCCCTATGAGTCAGCCGCTGATGAGGAGGGCGCGGGGAAAGGTGAATCCATCTGCCCGTCGGAGAACTCTACACCGGAGGCGGACATCCCCTTCTCCAAGAAGTTCCTCAACGTCTTCATGAGCGGACGGTCAAGAGCCTCCAGTGAGTAACTTTGGCCTCAGGGCTGTGGTGAGTTTACtgggcagaatcagaatctggtttaataccaCTGTCGTTAATGagatgaactttgttgttttgaggaAGCACTACAGTGCAATGGCATAAAAAACAATTAAGTTATTAAGTAAGTATGTAAGGGGAATATCGAAGAATACACGTAAAGTGccagaggaacttagcaagtcaggcagcatcaacggagagGAGTGAACAGCTGACCCTTcatcagtctgaaacgtcgactgttcattcctcaccatagatgctgcctgacctgctgagttcctcctgcattttgtgcatgtaaactcaagggattctgcagatgctggaagttcagagtGCCACACGCAAACTGCAGGAggaacctcagcaggtcaggcaacatctatcgaCATTTCCGGCTGCGACCCTTCtcaagatttctaacatctgcagaacctgTTATGTTTatgagaggaataatgaggtagtgttttggGGTTCCtggattattcagaaatctgatagtagatTTCACGGACAGATGCCAGGGAGTGGCAGTCAGTGAATATGTGGTGGAATATCTCATAGGGCTTTGATATTagtgtattattgtcacattgaGTCAGAGAGCACCTCAACTCAGAAACAGGTGCCTCAACCCAACCAGTCCGTGTCAACCTGAACCTCTGCCAGGTCCCCCCAACCAGCACCTGGGCCACAGCCCTCCAAGCACCTCCCTTCCATGTATCTGTCTGAAATGTTGTAATTCaactcacaatcagaatcaggtttattatcaccagcatgtgacgtgaaagttgttaacttagcagcagcagttaaaTACAGTACATaagctagcagagagaaaaaaaaataaacaagtaaatcaattacatatattgaatagatttttaaaaacgtgcaaaaacaaaaatactgcatATTCCCATCTACCATTTTCACTGACAGCTCACACCACCCTCCAAGTGAAGGAATTCCCCCTCAAattccc
This genomic interval carries:
- the mapk8ip1b gene encoding C-Jun-amino-terminal kinase-interacting protein 1 isoform X2, translating into MPAMPGVALRLTHDISLEEFEDEDLSEITDECGISLHCKDGLATRSRVTLETNNAATTSGSDMRTIQAEMLQLDLIDAVDEVEEEEENNGPRQEANPVSMASYRPKRPTTLNLFPQVPRTQDTLNNNSFGKKYSWQERVSRPTSPLKTGEAGSAHDHVCLGDESKTVGGTIDKGTSSTTTTSSSQASGSRRAPTGKSETLAPATVGCSSAPCAEQRSRSGAQGEDRLHYQAQVELEATEEIYLTPVQRNSDSSEGERPPLCRSNGNRMSTGSDADFAQCTAAPGKAGPSIGEEEAVALAGTRPSLVRASLASSEHCPRVSVSSDSVLSYDSVKYTLVVDEDSQLELVSLKHCYSAYSDDSDSATVYDNCVSSPYESAADEEGAGKGESICPSENSTPEADIPFSKKFLNVFMSGRSRASSAESFGLFSCRINGEERDQTHRAVFRFIPRHDDELELEVDDPLLVEVQADDYWYEAYNMRTGDRGIFPAYYALEVATEPEHFAAAIAEKNDWVDNFHLKFLGSVQVPYHKGNDVLCAAMQKIATTRRLTVQFNPPSSCVLEISMRGIKIAVELEGLGAYEKGSKCSHFFQLKNVSFCGYHPKNTKYFGFITKHPSDHRFACHVFVSEDSTKPIAESVGRAFQLFYKEYIEYTCPTEDIYLE
- the mapk8ip1b gene encoding C-Jun-amino-terminal kinase-interacting protein 1 isoform X3, with the translated sequence MRTIQAEMLQLDLIDAVDEVEEEEENNGPRQEANPVSMASYRPKRPTTLNLFPQVPRTQDTLNNNSFGKKYSWQERVSRPTSPLKTGEAGSAHDHVCLGDESKTVGGTIDKGTSSTTTTSSSQASGSRRAPTGKSETLAPATVGCSSAPCAEQRSRSGAQGEDRLHYQAQVELEATEEIYLTPVQRNSDSSEGERPPLCRSNGNRMSTGSDADFAQCTAAPGKAGPSIGEEEAVALAGTRPSLVRASLASSEHCPRVSVSSDSVLSYDSVKYTLVVDEDSQLELVSLKHCYSAYSDDSDSATVYDNCVSSPYESAADEEGAGKGESICPSENSTPEADIPFSKKFLNVFMSGRSRASSAESFGLFSCRINGEERDQTHRAVFRFIPRHDDELELEVDDPLLVEVQADDYWYEAYNMRTGDRGIFPAYYALEVATEPEHFAAAIAEKNDWVDNFHLKFLGSVQVPYHKGNDVLCAAMQKIATTRRLTVQFNPPSSCVLEISMRGIKIAVELEGLGAYEKGSKCSHFFQLKNVSFCGYHPKNTKYFGFITKHPSDHRFACHVFVSEDSTKPIAESVGRAFQLFYKEYIEYTCPTEDIYLE
- the mapk8ip1b gene encoding C-Jun-amino-terminal kinase-interacting protein 1 isoform X1 — its product is MADMDSINSPPASPFLGLRITSPGNCRLTHDISLEEFEDEDLSEITDECGISLHCKDGLATRSRVTLETNNAATTSGSDMRTIQAEMLQLDLIDAVDEVEEEEENNGPRQEANPVSMASYRPKRPTTLNLFPQVPRTQDTLNNNSFGKKYSWQERVSRPTSPLKTGEAGSAHDHVCLGDESKTVGGTIDKGTSSTTTTSSSQASGSRRAPTGKSETLAPATVGCSSAPCAEQRSRSGAQGEDRLHYQAQVELEATEEIYLTPVQRNSDSSEGERPPLCRSNGNRMSTGSDADFAQCTAAPGKAGPSIGEEEAVALAGTRPSLVRASLASSEHCPRVSVSSDSVLSYDSVKYTLVVDEDSQLELVSLKHCYSAYSDDSDSATVYDNCVSSPYESAADEEGAGKGESICPSENSTPEADIPFSKKFLNVFMSGRSRASSAESFGLFSCRINGEERDQTHRAVFRFIPRHDDELELEVDDPLLVEVQADDYWYEAYNMRTGDRGIFPAYYALEVATEPEHFAAAIAEKNDWVDNFHLKFLGSVQVPYHKGNDVLCAAMQKIATTRRLTVQFNPPSSCVLEISMRGIKIAVELEGLGAYEKGSKCSHFFQLKNVSFCGYHPKNTKYFGFITKHPSDHRFACHVFVSEDSTKPIAESVGRAFQLFYKEYIEYTCPTEDIYLE